Proteins encoded within one genomic window of Streptomyces kaniharaensis:
- a CDS encoding PP2C family protein-serine/threonine phosphatase has translation MTLVLRFAAGSHKGLIREGNEDSGYAGPRLLAVADGMGGAAAGEVASSEVLGSIVRLDEDVPGADLLTLLGDAVQGANDRLRQMVEEDPQLEGMGCTLTAMLWTGQRMGMVHVGDSRAYLLRDGSLVQITQDHTWVQRLVDEGRITPEEAETHPQRSLLMRALDGRGQVEPDLSIREVRAGDRYLICSDGLSGPVSHQTLQDTLGSYYAPEQTVQELIQLALRGGGPDNITCIVADVIDVGATDTMSGQFNDVPVVVGAVADAPPSSAATDRSIADTPAGRAAGLGRAPHGAFGPAEGYQDGYGAVQGGFGPAEGYEGDYGTAEPSVYGTEDFDEQEPPKRKRKGLKISLALLATLGLIGGGGYFGYQWTQGQYYVGADGEHVAVYQGINQNLAGLNLSSVHTEYKDIELKYLPTDQRTHVSKTISVNSLNDANATVQELDGWVKLCRKVADARTAGTTQTPTPQAPATQAPASQAPSAQAVHAAFLAATAPTPTEKGHSPAAAPTATPTATPTPAAPSTAPPAATAPAPAGAQGDVPGLSDEERQRADSCPKP, from the coding sequence ATGACCCTGGTGCTGCGCTTCGCCGCCGGCTCCCACAAGGGACTGATCCGGGAGGGGAACGAGGATTCCGGCTACGCCGGGCCGCGGCTGCTGGCCGTGGCCGACGGCATGGGCGGCGCCGCGGCCGGCGAGGTCGCGTCCTCCGAGGTGCTCGGCTCGATCGTCCGACTGGACGAGGACGTGCCGGGCGCCGACCTGCTGACCCTGCTCGGCGACGCCGTCCAGGGCGCCAACGACCGGCTCCGGCAGATGGTCGAGGAGGACCCGCAGCTGGAGGGCATGGGCTGCACCCTCACCGCCATGCTCTGGACGGGCCAGCGGATGGGCATGGTGCACGTCGGCGACTCCCGCGCGTACCTGCTGCGCGACGGTTCGCTGGTGCAGATCACCCAGGACCACACCTGGGTGCAGCGCCTGGTCGACGAGGGCCGGATCACGCCCGAGGAGGCCGAGACCCACCCGCAGCGCTCGCTGCTGATGCGGGCCCTGGACGGCCGCGGCCAGGTCGAGCCCGACCTGTCGATCCGCGAGGTCCGGGCCGGCGACCGCTACCTGATCTGCTCCGACGGCCTCTCCGGCCCGGTCAGCCACCAGACCCTCCAGGACACCCTCGGCAGCTACTACGCGCCCGAGCAGACCGTGCAGGAGCTGATCCAGCTCGCGCTGCGCGGCGGCGGTCCGGACAACATCACCTGCATCGTGGCGGACGTCATCGACGTCGGCGCCACGGACACCATGAGCGGCCAGTTCAACGACGTCCCGGTGGTGGTCGGCGCGGTCGCCGACGCCCCGCCGTCCTCGGCCGCCACCGACCGCTCGATCGCCGACACCCCGGCCGGCCGGGCGGCCGGCCTCGGCCGCGCCCCGCACGGCGCCTTCGGCCCGGCGGAGGGCTACCAGGACGGCTACGGCGCCGTCCAGGGCGGTTTCGGCCCCGCCGAGGGCTACGAGGGCGACTACGGCACCGCCGAGCCCTCGGTGTACGGCACCGAGGACTTCGACGAGCAGGAGCCCCCGAAGCGCAAGCGCAAGGGGCTCAAGATCTCGCTGGCCCTCCTGGCCACCCTCGGCCTGATCGGCGGCGGCGGGTACTTCGGCTACCAGTGGACCCAGGGCCAGTACTACGTCGGCGCGGACGGCGAGCACGTCGCGGTCTACCAGGGCATCAACCAGAACCTGGCCGGGCTGAACCTCTCCTCGGTGCACACCGAGTACAAGGACATCGAGCTCAAGTACCTGCCGACGGACCAGCGCACGCACGTCAGCAAGACCATCTCGGTCAACAGCCTGAACGACGCCAACGCGACGGTCCAGGAGCTCGACGGCTGGGTCAAGCTCTGCCGGAAGGTCGCCGACGCCAGGACCGCCGGCACCACGCAGACGCCCACCCCGCAGGCACCGGCAACGCAGGCACCGGCTTCCCAGGCGCCGAGCGCGCAGGCCGTGCACGCCGCGTTCCTCGCCGCCACCGCGCCCACCCCGACCGAGAAGGGCCACAGCCCTGCGGCGGCACCCACCGCCACGCCCACGGCGACCCCGACGCCGGCTGCCCCGAGCACCGCGCCGCCCGCCGCCACCGCCCCGGCCCCCGCCGGCGCACAGGGCGACGTGCCCGGTCTGAGCGACGAGGAGCGGCAGCGCGCCGACTCCTGCCCGAAGCCGTGA
- a CDS encoding rhodanese-like domain-containing protein produces MTAQSPARWTDPEMEELEERVAAAELAWLSMDVDMQTLRVEIDNFALIHHQLLGPLYARLDELDALVAEAVAARTGRPEDVRRAAEARQLVEELPDLDSLFDSVQEQREQRERSGQEGETAPPPPAAPAKVRPGREAQRVYRELVRRAHPDLTTDPAEQQRRAAFLVRVNEAYAFGDAAALTDLAAEWSTAPEAAPAPDAPDRPEWLRRRLEWLTAKIAETAAEQVRLEQSPMGQLLALAPQDPDRLLEQLAEELLAKAADRQAELERLLGGYAPPVGDNGTDPTDSEESRTMFPQIPSADAASVPADAVLLDVREQDEWDAGHVDGALHIPMSQVIARLGELPDERLYVLCRVGGRSAQVVQYLVQQGRDAVNVDGGMYAWEGAGRPMVSSSGRDAYVL; encoded by the coding sequence GTGACCGCGCAGAGCCCCGCCCGCTGGACGGACCCGGAGATGGAGGAGCTGGAGGAGCGGGTCGCCGCCGCGGAACTCGCCTGGCTCAGCATGGACGTCGACATGCAGACGCTGCGGGTCGAGATCGACAACTTCGCGCTGATCCACCATCAGCTGCTGGGACCGCTGTACGCCCGGCTGGACGAGCTGGACGCGCTGGTCGCCGAGGCCGTGGCGGCCCGGACCGGGCGGCCGGAGGACGTGCGGCGGGCCGCGGAGGCCCGGCAGCTGGTCGAGGAGCTGCCCGACCTGGACTCGCTGTTCGACTCCGTGCAGGAGCAGCGCGAGCAGCGGGAGCGGAGCGGGCAGGAGGGGGAGACGGCCCCGCCGCCGCCCGCCGCGCCGGCGAAGGTGCGGCCCGGCCGGGAGGCCCAGCGGGTCTACCGCGAGCTGGTCCGCCGCGCCCACCCGGACCTCACCACCGACCCCGCCGAGCAGCAGCGCCGCGCCGCGTTCCTCGTCCGGGTCAACGAGGCCTACGCGTTCGGCGACGCCGCCGCGCTGACGGACCTGGCGGCCGAGTGGTCCACCGCACCCGAGGCCGCGCCCGCACCGGACGCCCCGGACCGCCCGGAGTGGCTTCGCCGGCGGCTGGAGTGGCTCACCGCCAAGATCGCCGAGACCGCCGCCGAGCAGGTCCGGCTGGAGCAGAGCCCGATGGGCCAGCTGCTCGCGCTCGCCCCGCAGGACCCGGACCGGCTGCTGGAGCAGCTCGCCGAGGAGCTGCTCGCCAAGGCCGCCGACCGGCAGGCCGAGCTGGAGCGGCTGCTCGGCGGCTACGCGCCGCCGGTGGGCGACAATGGCACGGACCCGACCGACTCCGAGGAGAGCCGAACGATGTTCCCGCAGATCCCCTCCGCCGACGCCGCCTCCGTGCCCGCCGACGCCGTCCTGCTGGACGTGCGCGAGCAGGACGAGTGGGACGCCGGCCACGTGGACGGCGCGTTGCACATCCCGATGAGCCAGGTGATCGCCCGGCTCGGCGAGCTGCCGGACGAGAGGCTGTACGTGCTGTGCCGGGTCGGCGGACGCTCCGCGCAGGTCGTCCAGTACCTGGTGCAGCAGGGCCGGGACGCGGTGAACGTGGACGGCGGCATGTACGCCTGGGAGGGCGCGGGTCGTCCGATGGTGAGCAGCAGCGGCCGGGACGCCTACGTCCTGTAG
- a CDS encoding phosphatidylglycerol lysyltransferase domain-containing protein produces MLDRWRPRAAASCVWYLRLLALLNVATVLLVPWGNQVSEHNEGEYFTPYLMTSGLASAVLSVFLAIAMRRRKRAAWIFNAALGGMFAVLYLLAMVLPDERFNRHPLNYVSTVLTCLFVLALLVGRKEFTSKGDRSNPKTAAATFVGGLVFGGGVGAGLVWLTNELSGADFWDLFRYSVGRMITITPSEHLRSVISAPTWVNAVINTMGALLFLLVLYVAFRSPRGKELLTPEDEGRLRALLDKQGERDSLGYFALRRDKAVIFSPSGKAAVTYRVVGGVSLASGDPIGDPEAWPGAIDAWLAEAREHAWAPAVMGASEEAGVIYARHGLDALELGDEAIVELDEFSLDGRAMRVVRQAYNRVKRAGYTVRIRRHEDIPEAEMAELVAKADQWRDGATERGFSMALGRLGDPADGRCVMLECHDGDGELKALLSFVPWGPDGLSLDLMRRARDTENGLMEFMVIELLQRADEVALKRVSLNFAMFRSVFERGSRLGAGPVLRLWRSVLGFFSRWWQIESLYRANAKYRPIWEPRYLLFEKSSEIPRIGLASARAEGFIVAPSLPALFRRRHAGAAVVAPRVPVAAREGKG; encoded by the coding sequence GTGCTCGACCGCTGGCGCCCGCGGGCCGCCGCGTCCTGCGTCTGGTACCTGCGGCTGCTGGCGCTGCTGAACGTGGCCACCGTGTTGCTGGTGCCGTGGGGCAACCAGGTCAGCGAGCACAACGAGGGTGAGTACTTCACCCCGTACCTGATGACCTCGGGCCTGGCCAGTGCCGTGCTGTCGGTGTTCCTCGCCATCGCCATGCGGCGGCGCAAGCGGGCCGCGTGGATCTTCAACGCCGCGTTGGGCGGCATGTTCGCGGTGCTGTACCTGCTGGCCATGGTGCTGCCCGACGAGCGCTTCAACCGGCATCCGTTGAACTACGTCTCCACCGTCCTGACCTGCCTGTTCGTGCTGGCGCTGCTGGTCGGGCGGAAGGAGTTCACCTCGAAGGGCGACCGCTCCAACCCGAAGACCGCCGCCGCGACCTTCGTCGGCGGGCTGGTGTTCGGCGGCGGGGTCGGCGCCGGGCTGGTGTGGCTGACCAACGAGCTGAGCGGCGCCGACTTCTGGGACCTGTTCCGCTACTCGGTCGGCCGGATGATCACCATCACCCCGTCCGAGCACCTGCGTTCGGTGATCTCCGCACCGACCTGGGTGAACGCGGTGATCAACACCATGGGCGCGCTGCTCTTCCTGCTCGTCCTGTACGTGGCCTTCCGCAGCCCGCGCGGCAAGGAACTGCTGACCCCCGAGGACGAGGGCAGGCTGCGGGCGCTGCTGGACAAGCAGGGCGAGCGGGACTCGCTCGGCTACTTCGCGCTGCGCAGGGACAAGGCGGTGATCTTCTCCCCCAGCGGCAAGGCGGCGGTCACCTACCGGGTGGTCGGCGGGGTGTCGCTGGCCTCGGGCGACCCGATCGGCGACCCGGAGGCCTGGCCGGGCGCGATCGACGCCTGGCTGGCCGAGGCCCGCGAGCACGCCTGGGCGCCGGCCGTGATGGGAGCCTCCGAGGAGGCCGGCGTGATCTACGCCCGGCACGGGCTGGACGCGCTGGAGCTGGGCGACGAGGCGATCGTCGAGCTGGACGAGTTCTCGCTGGACGGCCGCGCGATGCGGGTCGTCCGGCAGGCCTACAACCGGGTCAAGCGGGCCGGGTACACCGTCCGGATCCGGCGGCACGAGGACATCCCCGAGGCCGAGATGGCCGAGCTGGTGGCCAAGGCCGACCAGTGGCGCGACGGCGCCACCGAGCGCGGCTTCTCGATGGCGCTCGGCCGCCTCGGCGACCCGGCGGACGGCCGCTGCGTGATGCTGGAGTGCCACGACGGGGACGGCGAGCTCAAGGCGCTGCTGAGCTTCGTCCCGTGGGGCCCGGACGGGCTCTCGCTGGACCTGATGCGCCGCGCCCGGGACACCGAGAACGGCCTCATGGAGTTCATGGTGATCGAGCTGCTGCAGCGGGCCGACGAGGTCGCGCTGAAGCGGGTGTCGCTGAACTTCGCGATGTTCCGCTCGGTCTTCGAGCGCGGTTCGCGGCTCGGCGCCGGCCCCGTGCTGCGGCTGTGGCGTTCCGTCCTGGGCTTCTTCTCGCGCTGGTGGCAGATCGAGTCGCTGTACCGCGCGAACGCCAAGTACCGGCCGATCTGGGAGCCGCGCTACCTGCTCTTCGAGAAGAGCAGCGAGATTCCGCGGATCGGTCTCGCGAGCGCGCGCGCCGAGGGCTTCATCGTCGCGCCGAGCCTGCCCGCCCTGTTCCGGCGCCGGCACGCGGGGGCCGCCGTGGTGGCGCCCCGGGTGCCGGTGGCGGCCCGGGAGGGCAAGGGCTAG
- a CDS encoding sensor histidine kinase, with the protein MTAADQLPSRRLPAWCTAPWLMLLLPVLYSLLDAALVARDARWWQVTLSVLAALALLWRRRLPVTVLLLTMPGSFVDNIWLAPITAVYTVAAERPSPRIVIACGTLFTLVEFFHWPLSAQNFEPSRDLALYAIQSVMLAAGPAATGLLARTRRELAARVDELTRGQERESRLLAERVLISERGRLAREMHDVVSHQVSLISIQAGALQVSTADPAAAATARTIRELSVRTLDELRQMVGVLRTSGPHQNTPLAPQPRLADLPRLIEESGLAAEAELTPGDRPWPEAVERAAYRTVQEALTNITKYAPDATVHVKVRAKGRRLRVEVRNERPPVRPAETLPGGGHGLVGLRERAQLLGGTLAAGPTHDGGFEVRAELPASRG; encoded by the coding sequence ATGACCGCCGCCGACCAGCTGCCGTCCAGACGGCTGCCGGCCTGGTGCACCGCGCCCTGGCTGATGCTGCTGCTGCCCGTGCTGTACTCCCTGCTGGACGCGGCCCTGGTCGCCCGGGACGCCCGGTGGTGGCAGGTGACGCTCTCGGTGCTGGCCGCGCTGGCTCTGCTGTGGCGCCGCCGCCTCCCGGTGACGGTGCTGCTGCTCACCATGCCCGGCAGCTTCGTCGACAACATCTGGCTGGCCCCGATCACCGCCGTCTACACGGTCGCCGCCGAACGCCCCAGCCCGCGCATCGTCATCGCCTGCGGGACCCTCTTCACGCTCGTCGAGTTCTTCCACTGGCCGCTCTCCGCGCAGAACTTCGAACCGAGCCGGGACCTCGCGCTGTACGCCATCCAGTCGGTCATGCTGGCCGCCGGCCCGGCCGCCACCGGGCTGCTCGCCCGCACCCGGCGGGAGCTGGCGGCCCGGGTCGACGAGCTGACCCGGGGCCAGGAGCGGGAGAGCCGGCTGCTGGCCGAACGGGTGCTGATCAGCGAGCGCGGCCGGCTCGCCCGCGAGATGCACGACGTCGTCTCGCACCAGGTCAGCCTGATCAGCATCCAGGCCGGCGCGCTCCAGGTGAGCACCGCCGACCCGGCCGCGGCGGCCACCGCCCGCACCATCCGCGAGCTGTCCGTCCGCACCCTCGACGAGCTGCGCCAGATGGTCGGTGTGCTGCGCACCTCCGGCCCGCACCAGAACACCCCGCTCGCCCCGCAGCCCCGGCTGGCCGACCTGCCCCGGCTCATCGAGGAGAGCGGCCTGGCCGCCGAAGCCGAGCTGACCCCGGGCGACCGCCCGTGGCCGGAGGCGGTGGAGCGGGCCGCCTACCGGACCGTCCAGGAGGCGCTCACCAACATCACCAAGTACGCCCCGGACGCGACGGTGCACGTGAAGGTGCGGGCCAAGGGGCGCAGGCTGCGGGTCGAGGTGCGCAACGAGCGGCCGCCGGTCCGCCCGGCCGAGACCCTGCCGGGGGGCGGCCACGGCCTGGTCGGCCTGCGCGAGCGCGCGCAGCTGCTGGGCGGCACCCTGGCCGCCGGCCCCACCCACGACGGCGGCTTCGAGGTCCGCGCCGAGCTCCCCGCTTCCCGCGGCTGA
- a CDS encoding response regulator, protein MIVDDEILVRSGLGLIVGSAADLEVVGDCSGGQAEEHVQRLRPHVVLLDIRMPDLDGISVLRRVRALPDPPAVAMLTTFDTDEYIGTALRAGASGFLLKDTAPEQLVHAVRVLAAGGNILSPTVTRTVIGGYVDGGGPDADATALARTLTGRELDVLALLGEGLSNAEIADRLFLGTGTVKDHISAILGKLGAANRVQAAVLAHRAGLVRPKPGDGA, encoded by the coding sequence CTGATCGTGGACGACGAGATCCTGGTCCGCTCCGGCCTCGGCCTCATCGTCGGTTCCGCCGCCGACCTGGAGGTGGTCGGCGACTGCTCCGGCGGCCAGGCCGAGGAGCACGTCCAGCGCCTGCGCCCGCACGTCGTGCTGCTCGACATCCGGATGCCGGATCTCGACGGCATCTCGGTGCTGCGCCGCGTCCGCGCCCTGCCCGACCCGCCGGCCGTCGCGATGCTGACCACCTTCGACACCGACGAGTACATCGGCACCGCGCTACGGGCCGGCGCCTCCGGCTTCCTGCTCAAGGACACCGCCCCCGAGCAGCTGGTGCACGCCGTCCGGGTGCTCGCGGCCGGCGGCAACATCCTCTCCCCGACCGTCACCCGCACCGTGATCGGCGGCTACGTCGACGGCGGCGGACCGGACGCCGACGCCACCGCGCTCGCCCGCACCCTCACCGGCCGGGAGCTGGACGTGCTGGCGCTGCTCGGCGAGGGCCTGTCCAACGCCGAGATCGCCGACCGCCTCTTCCTCGGCACCGGCACCGTCAAGGACCACATCAGCGCGATCCTCGGCAAGCTCGGCGCCGCCAACCGCGTCCAGGCCGCCGTCCTCGCCCACCGGGCCGGGCTGGTCCGGCCGAAACCCGGCGACGGGGCATGA
- a CDS encoding FHA domain-containing protein FhaB/FipA: MSELTLTVMRLGFLAVLWLFVIVAIQVIRSDLFGTRVNPRSPRRGNATPAPGGAATAPAAGRGAPAPSGAQAAAQTQGGGRRRGAPTQLVVVQGSLAGTTVALQGQTITLGRAHDSTIVLDDDYASSRHARIYPDQTGQWTVEDLGSTNGTYLDRQRLTAPTPLQPGMPIRIGRTVIELRK; this comes from the coding sequence ATGTCCGAACTGACCCTGACGGTGATGCGGCTGGGCTTCCTCGCCGTACTGTGGCTGTTCGTCATCGTCGCGATCCAGGTGATCCGCAGCGACCTCTTCGGGACCCGGGTGAACCCCCGCTCCCCGCGCCGCGGCAACGCCACGCCCGCGCCCGGCGGCGCGGCCACCGCCCCCGCCGCCGGGCGCGGTGCGCCCGCGCCGAGCGGTGCCCAGGCGGCGGCCCAGACCCAGGGCGGCGGCCGCCGCCGCGGCGCCCCGACCCAGCTCGTGGTCGTCCAGGGCTCGCTGGCCGGCACCACCGTCGCGCTGCAGGGCCAGACCATCACGCTGGGCCGCGCACACGACTCCACGATCGTGCTGGACGACGACTACGCGTCCTCCCGGCATGCCAGGATCTATCCCGATCAGACTGGGCAGTGGACGGTCGAGGATCTAGGCTCCACCAACGGCACCTATCTGGACCGGCAGCGCCTGACCGCGCCCACCCCGCTCCAGCCGGGCATGCCGATCCGTATCGGCAGGACCGTCATCGAACTGCGGAAGTAG
- a CDS encoding FhaA domain-containing protein: MGVLKKFEQRLEGLVNGTFAKVFKSEVQPVEIAGALQRECDNNASIWNRDRTVVPNDFIVELSPHDHERLSPYSGQLGSELAGMVREYAEAQRYSFMGPLQVNLEKADDLDTGLYRVRSRTLAAEEPQQYAPPQSGYDRPPAAPAPGAPWQQPGAGQFSAPPPPAAPPAVPPGPPATAGGNVRAFPGAGHGTSVRRWIEVNGARHQISGSACVLGRSTEADVRIDDPGVSRKHAEIRPGTPSMVLDLGSTNGIVVDGQHTQRATLRDGSRIVVGSTTIVYRQVEG; this comes from the coding sequence ATGGGAGTGCTGAAGAAGTTCGAGCAGCGACTTGAGGGTCTCGTGAACGGCACCTTCGCCAAGGTGTTCAAGTCCGAGGTCCAGCCCGTGGAGATCGCCGGTGCGCTGCAGCGCGAGTGCGACAACAACGCGAGCATCTGGAACCGCGACCGCACCGTCGTGCCGAACGACTTCATCGTCGAGCTGAGCCCGCACGACCACGAGCGGCTGAGCCCCTACTCCGGGCAGCTGGGCAGCGAACTGGCCGGCATGGTCCGCGAGTACGCCGAGGCCCAGCGGTACAGCTTCATGGGACCGCTCCAGGTGAACCTGGAGAAGGCCGACGACCTGGACACCGGCCTGTACCGGGTGCGCAGCCGCACCCTGGCGGCCGAGGAGCCCCAGCAGTACGCCCCGCCGCAGTCCGGCTACGACCGTCCGCCGGCCGCCCCGGCCCCCGGCGCGCCGTGGCAGCAGCCCGGCGCCGGCCAGTTCAGCGCGCCCCCGCCGCCGGCCGCGCCCCCCGCCGTTCCCCCGGGCCCGCCCGCCACGGCCGGTGGCAACGTCCGCGCGTTCCCCGGCGCCGGCCACGGCACCTCGGTCCGCCGCTGGATCGAGGTGAACGGCGCCCGCCACCAGATCTCCGGCTCCGCCTGCGTGCTCGGCCGCTCGACCGAGGCGGACGTGCGGATCGACGACCCCGGTGTCTCCCGCAAGCACGCCGAGATCCGCCCCGGCACCCCTTCGATGGTCCTCGACCTGGGCTCCACCAACGGCATCGTGGTGGACGGACAGCACACCCAGCGCGCTACGCTCCGCGACGGCTCGCGAATCGTCGTGGGCTCCACCACCATCGTCTACCGACAGGTCGAAGGGTAG
- a CDS encoding ATP-binding SpoIIE family protein phosphatase produces the protein MAARREQTESMVDEPNSTSRPADAETVPGDHPSGVVALVRLALVLVDRVGRIAQWSRAAEELFGHRAEVAHDRPASGLLPAVEPRHGSGRQCVRRRCDALDTLAALTADGHPWAGRMPVTDREDHLRDVLWWAYPLPGPSGSLLALATDARPLRTTGPRLALGERLLPFAAAPAARGGFHGLAAALTPPGHPVPGPLARLLPAGHRAPLLEALARAGLPALRLDAATVLPLLPSDPQTGTAHAAAGIGRRYPTAQQRAARVGPPQPDQSAARAARGRPAGPLPGQRDHERPAAQPAAALSVPSTSGGGVAIEQAAVESSVCGHQTCRDDQAPPAVPAPASSDGQPPVGRLGPFLTNGQAGEQLALLNEVGGKVGTTLDLGFTAHELCQVLVPRVADFACVDLVDGLISDSELPAARPDDDTMLRRVALVHNETGGAWDHVLAEGSLVSMPRRTPPGMALQLNQPVLVPVVADDVAVDYAIALGGARLAQVVSGRSMLVVPLSARGTVLGILKLLRLSDRARFDESDAATLKELAVRAALSLDNARLHRAESRVATTLQRSMIPTRPPQIPGVQIAHRYLPGDPKAEVGGDWFDAIQLPGSRVALVVGDVMGHGLHSAAAMGRFRTAMQTLAALDLPPGQLLRHLDNLAHKLGDDHLATCLYAVYDPINRTCELASAGHVPPVLVHPDGSGELLEIPAGAPIGVGGVPFVAKTIDVSDGSMLVLCTDGLVEVRGGDIGAGLAALCGNLIDPQQSPEQACDVVLKRLHSDDRKDDVALLVARFDGVAPSEVATWNLTVDNREVRRVRTLVREQLAGWHLEALSDTTELLVSELVTNAVRVARDRVQLQLIRVDKLLVEVSDDNHNLPSLEPAEQLGETGRGLTLVTKLAERWGTARKAVGKVVWFELPLPHEPPTV, from the coding sequence GTGGCGGCCAGGCGGGAGCAGACCGAATCCATGGTCGACGAGCCCAACTCCACATCGCGTCCGGCGGACGCCGAAACCGTACCGGGCGACCACCCGTCCGGCGTGGTCGCCCTGGTCCGGCTCGCCCTCGTCCTGGTCGACCGGGTCGGGCGGATCGCGCAGTGGAGCCGGGCCGCCGAGGAGCTGTTCGGGCACCGCGCCGAGGTCGCGCACGACCGCCCCGCCTCCGGCCTGCTGCCCGCCGTCGAGCCGCGCCACGGCTCCGGCCGCCAGTGCGTCCGCCGCCGCTGCGACGCCCTCGACACCCTGGCCGCGCTGACCGCCGACGGCCACCCCTGGGCCGGCCGGATGCCGGTCACCGACCGCGAGGACCACCTGCGCGACGTGCTCTGGTGGGCCTACCCGCTGCCCGGCCCGTCCGGCAGCCTGCTCGCCCTCGCCACCGACGCCCGGCCGCTGCGCACCACCGGTCCGCGGCTCGCGCTCGGCGAGCGGTTATTGCCGTTCGCCGCCGCCCCCGCCGCCCGGGGCGGCTTCCACGGGCTGGCCGCGGCACTGACCCCGCCCGGCCACCCGGTGCCCGGGCCACTGGCCCGGCTGCTGCCGGCCGGCCACCGCGCGCCGCTCCTGGAGGCGCTGGCACGAGCCGGCCTGCCCGCCCTGCGGCTGGACGCGGCCACCGTGCTGCCGCTGCTGCCGTCCGACCCGCAGACCGGCACCGCGCACGCCGCCGCCGGGATCGGCCGCCGCTACCCCACCGCCCAGCAGCGCGCCGCCCGGGTCGGCCCGCCGCAGCCGGACCAGTCCGCCGCCCGCGCGGCCCGCGGGCGCCCGGCCGGCCCGCTCCCCGGCCAGCGCGACCACGAGCGGCCCGCCGCGCAGCCGGCCGCCGCGCTGTCCGTCCCGTCCACCAGCGGAGGAGGCGTCGCCATCGAGCAGGCCGCCGTCGAGTCGTCCGTCTGCGGCCACCAGACCTGCCGCGACGACCAGGCCCCACCCGCCGTCCCCGCCCCTGCGAGCTCCGACGGCCAGCCCCCGGTCGGCCGGCTCGGCCCGTTCCTGACCAACGGCCAGGCCGGCGAGCAGCTGGCCCTGCTGAACGAGGTCGGCGGCAAGGTCGGCACCACCCTGGACCTCGGCTTCACCGCCCACGAGCTCTGCCAGGTGCTGGTCCCCCGGGTCGCCGACTTCGCGTGTGTAGACCTGGTGGACGGACTGATCTCCGACTCCGAGCTGCCGGCCGCCCGGCCGGACGACGACACCATGCTCCGCCGGGTCGCCCTGGTCCACAACGAGACCGGCGGCGCCTGGGACCACGTGCTCGCCGAGGGCTCGCTGGTGAGCATGCCCCGCCGCACCCCGCCCGGCATGGCCCTCCAGCTGAACCAGCCGGTCCTGGTGCCGGTGGTCGCCGACGACGTCGCGGTCGACTACGCGATCGCGCTGGGCGGCGCCCGGCTGGCCCAGGTGGTCTCCGGCCGCTCGATGCTGGTCGTCCCGCTGTCGGCCCGGGGCACCGTGCTGGGCATCCTCAAGCTGCTCCGGCTGTCCGACCGCGCCCGCTTCGACGAGAGCGACGCCGCGACCCTCAAGGAGCTGGCCGTCCGTGCGGCCCTCTCGCTGGACAACGCCCGGCTGCACCGCGCCGAGTCCAGGGTCGCCACCACGCTGCAGCGCTCGATGATCCCGACCCGCCCGCCGCAGATCCCCGGCGTGCAGATCGCCCACCGCTACCTGCCCGGCGACCCGAAGGCCGAGGTCGGCGGCGACTGGTTCGACGCGATCCAGCTGCCCGGCAGCCGGGTCGCCCTGGTGGTCGGCGACGTGATGGGCCACGGCCTGCACTCGGCCGCCGCGATGGGCCGGTTCCGCACCGCGATGCAGACCCTCGCCGCGCTCGACCTGCCGCCCGGCCAGCTGCTGCGGCACCTGGACAACCTGGCCCACAAGCTCGGCGACGACCACCTCGCCACCTGCCTGTACGCGGTCTACGACCCGATCAACCGGACGTGCGAGCTGGCCAGCGCCGGCCACGTCCCACCGGTGCTGGTCCACCCGGACGGCAGCGGCGAGCTGCTGGAGATCCCGGCCGGCGCGCCGATCGGGGTCGGCGGCGTGCCGTTCGTCGCCAAGACCATCGACGTCTCGGACGGCTCGATGCTGGTGCTCTGCACCGACGGGCTGGTCGAGGTCCGGGGCGGCGACATAGGGGCGGGCCTGGCCGCGCTCTGCGGCAACCTGATCGACCCTCAGCAGAGCCCCGAGCAGGCCTGCGACGTGGTGCTGAAGCGACTGCACTCGGACGACCGCAAGGACGACGTCGCCCTGCTGGTGGCCCGCTTCGACGGGGTCGCCCCGTCCGAGGTGGCCACGTGGAACCTCACGGTGGACAACCGCGAGGTCCGCCGGGTCCGCACCCTGGTCCGCGAACAGCTGGCCGGCTGGCACCTGGAGGCGCTCAGCGACACCACCGAGCTGCTGGTCAGCGAGCTGGTGACGAACGCCGTCCGGGTGGCCCGGGACCGGGTGCAGCTCCAGCTGATCCGGGTGGACAAGCTGCTGGTCGAGGTCAGTGACGACAACCACAACCTGCCCTCGCTGGAGCCGGCCGAGCAGCTGGGCGAGACCGGCCGCGGCCTCACCCTGGTCACCAAACTCGCCGAACGCTGGGGCACCGCCCGCAAGGCGGTCGGCAAGGTCGTCTGGTTCGAACTGCCGCTGCCGCACGAGCCCCCGACAGTCTGA